A stretch of Pangasianodon hypophthalmus isolate fPanHyp1 chromosome 9, fPanHyp1.pri, whole genome shotgun sequence DNA encodes these proteins:
- the rab8b gene encoding ras-related protein Rab-8B, with protein MAKTYDYLFKLLLIGDSGVGKTCLLFRFSEDAFNTTFISTIGIDFKIRTIELNGKKIKLQIWDTAGQERFRTITTAYYRGAMGIMLVYDITSEKSFENIKNWIRNIEEHASSDVERMILGNKCDMNDKRQVSKERGEKLAIDYGIKFLETSAKTSINVEEAFFTLARDIMARLNRKMNDGSNSEGGAPIKITEKRSKKHSIFRCTLI; from the exons ATGGCTAAAACCTACGATTACCTCTTCAAGCTCTTGCTCATAGGAGACAGCGGAGTGGGAAAGACGTGTCTTCTGTTCCGCTTCAGCGAGGACGCGTTCAACACCACCTTCATCTCTACCATCG GAATTGACTTCAAAATCAGGACTATAGAGTTAAATGGAAAGAAAATCAAACTCCAGATATG GGACACAGCAGGACAGGAGAGATTTAGGACCATCACTACGGCATACTACAGAGGAGCAATG GGCATTATGTTAGTGTACGATATTACTAGTGAAAAGTCCTTTGAAAACATCAAGAACTGGATTCGCAACATTGAGGAG CATGCATCGTCAGATGTAGAGCGGATGATCCTCGGAAATAAATGTGACATGAACGACAAGAGACAGGTGTctaaggagagaggagagaag TTGGCAATAGATTATGGAATCAAGTTTTTAGAAACCAGCGCAAAAACTAGCATAAATGTGGAAGAAGCCTTTTTCACCTTAGCGAGAGACATTATGGCCAGACTCAACAGGAAAATG AATGATGGCAGCAATTCAGAAGGTGGGGCACCAATTAAGATCACAGAGAAGCGTTCCAAGAAGCACAGCATATTCAGGTGCACACTCATATAA